The genomic DNA AGCTCTCGGCGAGGCGCGGCCGGCCGGGTCTCCGGGCCTTTCTCAGAGGCCGGGGAGGCGGCCGTTGCGGAACAGGTCGACGAAGAGCTGGTGGTCGGTCCTGGCCTGCGCGCCGTAGGCGTGGGCGAAGTCGACGAGCATGCCGGTGAAACCGCCGAGGTCATCGCCGATCACGGCCGTGATCGCGTCCTCGGTGGAGAAGTCGACCAGGTCGTGGCTGGACTCGTCGTCGGCGACCGAGTGCATGCGGGCCACGGCCCGGCCGAGGTCGCGGATCACCGAGGCCAGCTCGTCCGGTTCGTTGACATCCCCCCAGTCCAGGTCGGAGGAGTAGGGGGAGACCTCCGCGACGAGCTGGCCGACGCCGTTCAGCGTGGTGTAGCCGAGCCAGGGGTCGGCGTAGGCCTGCAGGGCGCGTTGCGACTCGGCGGTGCGGTGGCCCTGGTGTTTGAAGTAGCCGTGCACCTTCTCGTCGGTGATGTGCCGGGCCACGGCCGGGACCTGGGCCTGCTTCATGTAGAGGATGACGTCGTTCTCCAGAGCCTGGGTGTGGCCCTCCAGCAGCATGTTGTAGGAGGGCAACCCCGCCGAGCCGATGCCGACTCCGGTGCGGAGCGCGAAGTCCTTGATCGTGTGCTCGACCTCGGAGGTCGTGGGGAGCGTGGTCAGGTAGTCCCGGAAGGCCGCCTCCACCGCCTGCCTGGTCTCCTCGTCGATCGGGTGACGGCCGTCCATGGCGGCGAACCTGCGGTCGAAGCCGTCGATCGTGGTCTCCGCGTCCAGCAACGCCACCCGGGTGTTCAGCCGGGCCACCTGCAGCACCCGGTGGAGCACGCCGGTGGTGGTCTCCAGGGTCAGCGAGCCGATCGCGTCGTCCCCGCCCGCCGAGATGCCGGTCAGTTCGGCGAGGTAGGCCTGGGCGAACCCGGTCACCAGCTCGGTGATCACATCGTCCGACAGGGCCTTGGCGTACCCGATGAGCGCGACGCTGGCCACGAACCGTTTGAGGTCCCAGACGTAAGGACCGACGTAGGCCTCGTCGAAGTCGTTGACGTTGAAGACCAGGACACCCGAGGCGTTCATGTAGGTGCCGAAGTTCTCGGCGTGCAGGTCGCCGTGGATCCACACCCGGCGGGTCTGGTCGTCGAGGAAGGAGTCGTCGGCGAACGTCCCCGTCATGTCCGCGTAGAAGAGGGAGGCACTGCCCCGGTAGAAGGCGAACGGGGTGGCCGCCATCTTCCGGAACTTGCGCCGGAAGGCGGCGGGGTCACGCCTGATGGAGTCGCCGAACTCGGTGATCAGGACGTCGAGAATGTGCGCCGAGCGCCCATCGGTGGTCATGAGGGGCAGGGTAGGGGGAAGAGCCGGACTTCGCCAGGCGGCAGGTCGGCGGTGTGCACCCCGGACGGCCGTCCGACGCCGGGCGACGGTCCGAGGACCCGGCCGGCCGCCGCCGTCCCCGCGCGGGGACGGCGGCGGCCGTGCCGCACGGTGTCAGCAGTCCCGGCGCGGCAGGGTGACGTCGCGCCG from Streptosporangium sp. NBC_01756 includes the following:
- a CDS encoding DUF2252 domain-containing protein, with protein sequence MTTDGRSAHILDVLITEFGDSIRRDPAAFRRKFRKMAATPFAFYRGSASLFYADMTGTFADDSFLDDQTRRVWIHGDLHAENFGTYMNASGVLVFNVNDFDEAYVGPYVWDLKRFVASVALIGYAKALSDDVITELVTGFAQAYLAELTGISAGGDDAIGSLTLETTTGVLHRVLQVARLNTRVALLDAETTIDGFDRRFAAMDGRHPIDEETRQAVEAAFRDYLTTLPTTSEVEHTIKDFALRTGVGIGSAGLPSYNMLLEGHTQALENDVILYMKQAQVPAVARHITDEKVHGYFKHQGHRTAESQRALQAYADPWLGYTTLNGVGQLVAEVSPYSSDLDWGDVNEPDELASVIRDLGRAVARMHSVADDESSHDLVDFSTEDAITAVIGDDLGGFTGMLVDFAHAYGAQARTDHQLFVDLFRNGRLPGL